A genome region from Tursiops truncatus isolate mTurTru1 chromosome 15, mTurTru1.mat.Y, whole genome shotgun sequence includes the following:
- the LOC101326477 gene encoding eukaryotic translation initiation factor 3 subunit C isoform X1 produces MSRFFTTGSDSESESSLSGEELVTKPVGGNYGKQPLLLSEDEEDTKRVVRSAKDKRFEELTNLIRTIRNAMKIRDVTKCLEEFELLGKAYGKAKSIVDKEGVPRFYIRILADLEDYLNELWEDKEGKKKMNKNNAKALSTLRQKIRKYNRDFESHITNYKQNPEQSADEDAEKNEEDSEGSSDEDEDDEGVSASTFLKKKSEAPSSESRKFLKKMEDEDEDSEDSEDDEDWDTGSTSSDSDSEEEEGKQTVLASRFLKKAPTTEEDKKAAEKKREDKAKKKHDRKSKRLDEEEEDNEGGEWERVRGGVPLVKEKPKMFAKGTEITHAVVIKKLNEILQARGKKGTDRAAQIELLQLLVQIASENNLGEGVIVKIKFNIIASLYDYNPNLATYMKPEMWQKCLDCINELMDILFANPNIFVGENILEESENLQNADQPLRVRGCILTLVERMDEEFTKIMQNTDPHSQEYVEHLKDEAQVCTIIERVQRYLEEKGTTDEICRIYLRRILHTYYKFDYKAHQRQLTPPEGSSKSEQDQAENEGEDSAVLMERLCKYIYAKDRTDRIRTCAILCHIYHHALHSRWYQARDLMLMSHLQDNIQHADPPVQILYNRTMVQLGICAFRQGLTKDAHNALLDIQSSGRAKELLGQGLLLRSLQERNQEQEKVERRRQVPFHLHINLELLECVYLVSAMLLEIPYMAAHESDARRRMISKQFHHQLRVGERQPLLGPPESMREHVVAASKAMKMGDWKTCHSFIINEKMNGKVWDLFPEADKVRSMLVRKIQEESLRTYLFTYSSVYDSISMETLSDMFELDLPTVHSIISKMIINEELMASLDQPTQTVVMHRTEPTAQQNLALQLAEKLGSLVENNERVFDHKQGTYGGYFRDQKDGYRKNEGYMRRGGYRQQQSQTAY; encoded by the exons ATGTCGCGGTTTTTTACCACCGGTTCGGACAGCGAGTCCGAGTCGTCCCTGTCCGGGGAGGAGCTCGTCACCAAACCTGTCGGGGGTAACTACGGCAAACA GCCATTGTTGCTGAGTGAGGATGAAGAAGATACCAAGAGAGTTGTCAGAAGCGCCAAGGATAAGAG GTTTGAGGAACTGACCAACCTTATCCGGACCATCCGTAATGCCATGAAGATTCGGGATGTCACCAAGTGCCTGGAAGAGTTTGAGCTCCTAGGAAAAGCATATGGGAAGGCTAAGAGCATTGTGGACAAGGAAGGTGTCCCCCGGTTCTATATCCGAATCCTGGCTGACCTGGAGGACTATCTTAATGAG ctaTGGGAAgataaggaagggaagaagaagatGAACAAGAATAATGCCAAGGCCCTGAGCACCCTGCGCCAGAAGATCCGAAAATACAACCGAGATTTTGAGTCCCATATTACAAATTACAAGCAG AACCCTGAGCAGTCTGCAGATGAAGATGCTGAGAAGAATGAGGAGGATTCAGAAG GCTCTTcagatgaggatgaggatgatgaAGGAGTCAGTGCTTCCACTTTcctaaagaagaaatcagaagctCCTTCTAGCGAGAGtcggaagttcctcaaaaagatGGAG gatGAAGATGAGGACTCAGAAGATTCAGAAGATGATGAAGATTGGGACACAGGTTCCACATCTTCTGATTCAGAttcagaggaggaggaagggaaacagaCAGTGCTGGCGTCGAGATTccttaaaaa GGCCCCCACCACAGAGGAGGACAAGAAGGCAGCTGAGAAGAAACGGGAGGACAAAGCCAAGAAGAAGCACGATAGGAAATCCAAGCGCCTggatgaggaggaggaagacaaTGAAGGCGGAGAGTGGGAAAGGGTCCGGGGTGGAGTGCCCCTGGTTAAG GAGAAGCCAAAAATGTTTGCCAAGGGAACTGAGATCACCCACGCTGTTGTCATCaagaaactgaatgagatcctacAGGCACGAGGCAAGAAGGGAACTGATCG TGCAGCCCAGATTGAGCTGCTACAGCTGCTGGTTCAGATTGCTTCTGAAAACAACCTGGGAGAGGGTGTCATCGTCAAGATCAAGTTCAATATCATCGCCTCTCTTTATGACTACAACCCCAACCTGGCCACATACATGAAG CCTGAGATGTGGCAGAAGTGTCTGGACTGCATCAATGAGCTGATGGATATCCTGTTTGCAAACCCCAACATCTTTGTTGGAGAGAACATTCTGGAAGAGAGTGAGAACCTGCAAAACGCTGACCAG CCGCTGCGTGTCCGTGGCTGTATCCTAACTCTGGTGGAACGAATGGATGAAGAATTTACCAAGATAATGCAAAACACTGATCCTCACTCCCAAG AGTACGTGGAGCACCTGAAGGACGAGGCACAGGTGTGCACCATCATTGAGCGTGTGCAGCGCTACCTGGAGGAGAAGGGCACCACTGATGAGATCTGTCGCATCTACTTGAGGCGCATCCTCCACACCTACTACAAGTTTGATTACAAGGCCCATCAGCGGCAGCTTACCCCCCCTGAGGGCTCCTCAAAG TCGGAGCAAGACCAGGCTGAAAATGAGGGCGAGGACTCAGCTGTGCTAATGGAGAGACTGTGCAAGTACATCTATGCCAAGGACCGCACAGACCGAATCCGCACATGCGCCATCCTCTGCCATATCTATCATCATGCTCTGCACTCCCGCTGGTACCAGGCCCGTGACCTCATGCTCATGAGCCACCTACAAGACAACATTCAGCACGCGGACCCGCCAGTACAG ATCCTGTACAACCGCACCATGGTGCAGCTGGGCATCTGTGCCTTCCGCCAAGGCCTGACCAAGGATGCTCACAACGCCCTGCTGGACATCCAGTCAAGCGGCCGGGCCAAGGAGCTTCTGGGCCAGGGCCTGCTGCTGCGCAGCCTGCAAGAGCGCAACCAGGAGCAGGAGAAGGTGGAGCGGCGCCGGCAGGTGCCCTTCCACCTGCACATAAATCTGGAGCTGCTGGAGTGTGTTTACCTGGTGTCGGCCATGCTCCTGGAGATCCCCTACATGGCCGCCCATGAGAGTGACGCCCGCCGACGCATGATCAGCAAGCAGTTCCATCACCAGCTGCGGGTGGGCGAGCGGCAGCCCTTGCTGG GTCCCCCCGAGTCAATGAGGGAACACGTGGTCGCTGCCTCCAAGGCCATGAAGATGGGTGACTGGAAGACCTGCCACAGTTTTATCATCAACGAGAAGATGAATGGCAAAGTGTGGGACCTTTTCCCGGAGGCTGACAAAGTCCGAAGCATGCTGGTTAG gAAGATCCAGGAAGAGTCACTGCGGACCTACCTCTTCACCTACAGCAGTGTCTATGACTCCATCAG CATGGAGACACTGTCTGACATGTTTGAACTGGACCTGCCCACTGTGCACTCCATCATCAGCAAGATGATCATTAACGAGGAGTTGATG GCCTCCCTGGACCAGCCGACACAGACAGTGGTGATGCACCGCACTGAGCCCACTGCCCAGCAGAACCTGGCACTGCAGCTCGCTGAGAAGCTGGGCAGCCTGGTGGAAAACAATGAGCGGGTGTTTGACCACAAGCAGGGTACCTATGGTGGCTACTTCCGAG ACCAGAAGGATGGCTACCGCAAAAATGAGGGCTACATGCGCCGGGGTGGCTACCGCCAGCAGCAGTCTCAGACGGCCTACTGA
- the LOC101326477 gene encoding eukaryotic translation initiation factor 3 subunit C isoform X2: MSRFFTTGSDSESESSLSGEELVTKPVGGNYGKQPLLLSEDEEDTKRVVRSAKDKRFEELTNLIRTIRNAMKIRDVTKCLEEFELLGKAYGKAKSIVDKEGVPRFYIRILADLEDYLNELWEDKEGKKKMNKNNAKALSTLRQKIRKYNRDFESHITNYKQNPEQSADEDAEKNEEDSEGSSDEDEDDEGVSASTFLKKKSEAPSSESRKFLKKMEDEDEDSEDSEDDEDWDTGSTSSDSDSEEEEGKQTVLASRFLKKAPTTEEDKKAAEKKREDKAKKKHDRKSKRLDEEEEDNEGGEWERVRGGVPLVKKPKMFAKGTEITHAVVIKKLNEILQARGKKGTDRAAQIELLQLLVQIASENNLGEGVIVKIKFNIIASLYDYNPNLATYMKPEMWQKCLDCINELMDILFANPNIFVGENILEESENLQNADQPLRVRGCILTLVERMDEEFTKIMQNTDPHSQEYVEHLKDEAQVCTIIERVQRYLEEKGTTDEICRIYLRRILHTYYKFDYKAHQRQLTPPEGSSKSEQDQAENEGEDSAVLMERLCKYIYAKDRTDRIRTCAILCHIYHHALHSRWYQARDLMLMSHLQDNIQHADPPVQILYNRTMVQLGICAFRQGLTKDAHNALLDIQSSGRAKELLGQGLLLRSLQERNQEQEKVERRRQVPFHLHINLELLECVYLVSAMLLEIPYMAAHESDARRRMISKQFHHQLRVGERQPLLGPPESMREHVVAASKAMKMGDWKTCHSFIINEKMNGKVWDLFPEADKVRSMLVRKIQEESLRTYLFTYSSVYDSISMETLSDMFELDLPTVHSIISKMIINEELMASLDQPTQTVVMHRTEPTAQQNLALQLAEKLGSLVENNERVFDHKQGTYGGYFRDQKDGYRKNEGYMRRGGYRQQQSQTAY, translated from the exons ATGTCGCGGTTTTTTACCACCGGTTCGGACAGCGAGTCCGAGTCGTCCCTGTCCGGGGAGGAGCTCGTCACCAAACCTGTCGGGGGTAACTACGGCAAACA GCCATTGTTGCTGAGTGAGGATGAAGAAGATACCAAGAGAGTTGTCAGAAGCGCCAAGGATAAGAG GTTTGAGGAACTGACCAACCTTATCCGGACCATCCGTAATGCCATGAAGATTCGGGATGTCACCAAGTGCCTGGAAGAGTTTGAGCTCCTAGGAAAAGCATATGGGAAGGCTAAGAGCATTGTGGACAAGGAAGGTGTCCCCCGGTTCTATATCCGAATCCTGGCTGACCTGGAGGACTATCTTAATGAG ctaTGGGAAgataaggaagggaagaagaagatGAACAAGAATAATGCCAAGGCCCTGAGCACCCTGCGCCAGAAGATCCGAAAATACAACCGAGATTTTGAGTCCCATATTACAAATTACAAGCAG AACCCTGAGCAGTCTGCAGATGAAGATGCTGAGAAGAATGAGGAGGATTCAGAAG GCTCTTcagatgaggatgaggatgatgaAGGAGTCAGTGCTTCCACTTTcctaaagaagaaatcagaagctCCTTCTAGCGAGAGtcggaagttcctcaaaaagatGGAG gatGAAGATGAGGACTCAGAAGATTCAGAAGATGATGAAGATTGGGACACAGGTTCCACATCTTCTGATTCAGAttcagaggaggaggaagggaaacagaCAGTGCTGGCGTCGAGATTccttaaaaa GGCCCCCACCACAGAGGAGGACAAGAAGGCAGCTGAGAAGAAACGGGAGGACAAAGCCAAGAAGAAGCACGATAGGAAATCCAAGCGCCTggatgaggaggaggaagacaaTGAAGGCGGAGAGTGGGAAAGGGTCCGGGGTGGAGTGCCCCTGGTTAAG AAGCCAAAAATGTTTGCCAAGGGAACTGAGATCACCCACGCTGTTGTCATCaagaaactgaatgagatcctacAGGCACGAGGCAAGAAGGGAACTGATCG TGCAGCCCAGATTGAGCTGCTACAGCTGCTGGTTCAGATTGCTTCTGAAAACAACCTGGGAGAGGGTGTCATCGTCAAGATCAAGTTCAATATCATCGCCTCTCTTTATGACTACAACCCCAACCTGGCCACATACATGAAG CCTGAGATGTGGCAGAAGTGTCTGGACTGCATCAATGAGCTGATGGATATCCTGTTTGCAAACCCCAACATCTTTGTTGGAGAGAACATTCTGGAAGAGAGTGAGAACCTGCAAAACGCTGACCAG CCGCTGCGTGTCCGTGGCTGTATCCTAACTCTGGTGGAACGAATGGATGAAGAATTTACCAAGATAATGCAAAACACTGATCCTCACTCCCAAG AGTACGTGGAGCACCTGAAGGACGAGGCACAGGTGTGCACCATCATTGAGCGTGTGCAGCGCTACCTGGAGGAGAAGGGCACCACTGATGAGATCTGTCGCATCTACTTGAGGCGCATCCTCCACACCTACTACAAGTTTGATTACAAGGCCCATCAGCGGCAGCTTACCCCCCCTGAGGGCTCCTCAAAG TCGGAGCAAGACCAGGCTGAAAATGAGGGCGAGGACTCAGCTGTGCTAATGGAGAGACTGTGCAAGTACATCTATGCCAAGGACCGCACAGACCGAATCCGCACATGCGCCATCCTCTGCCATATCTATCATCATGCTCTGCACTCCCGCTGGTACCAGGCCCGTGACCTCATGCTCATGAGCCACCTACAAGACAACATTCAGCACGCGGACCCGCCAGTACAG ATCCTGTACAACCGCACCATGGTGCAGCTGGGCATCTGTGCCTTCCGCCAAGGCCTGACCAAGGATGCTCACAACGCCCTGCTGGACATCCAGTCAAGCGGCCGGGCCAAGGAGCTTCTGGGCCAGGGCCTGCTGCTGCGCAGCCTGCAAGAGCGCAACCAGGAGCAGGAGAAGGTGGAGCGGCGCCGGCAGGTGCCCTTCCACCTGCACATAAATCTGGAGCTGCTGGAGTGTGTTTACCTGGTGTCGGCCATGCTCCTGGAGATCCCCTACATGGCCGCCCATGAGAGTGACGCCCGCCGACGCATGATCAGCAAGCAGTTCCATCACCAGCTGCGGGTGGGCGAGCGGCAGCCCTTGCTGG GTCCCCCCGAGTCAATGAGGGAACACGTGGTCGCTGCCTCCAAGGCCATGAAGATGGGTGACTGGAAGACCTGCCACAGTTTTATCATCAACGAGAAGATGAATGGCAAAGTGTGGGACCTTTTCCCGGAGGCTGACAAAGTCCGAAGCATGCTGGTTAG gAAGATCCAGGAAGAGTCACTGCGGACCTACCTCTTCACCTACAGCAGTGTCTATGACTCCATCAG CATGGAGACACTGTCTGACATGTTTGAACTGGACCTGCCCACTGTGCACTCCATCATCAGCAAGATGATCATTAACGAGGAGTTGATG GCCTCCCTGGACCAGCCGACACAGACAGTGGTGATGCACCGCACTGAGCCCACTGCCCAGCAGAACCTGGCACTGCAGCTCGCTGAGAAGCTGGGCAGCCTGGTGGAAAACAATGAGCGGGTGTTTGACCACAAGCAGGGTACCTATGGTGGCTACTTCCGAG ACCAGAAGGATGGCTACCGCAAAAATGAGGGCTACATGCGCCGGGGTGGCTACCGCCAGCAGCAGTCTCAGACGGCCTACTGA